The sequence CATGCCCATATGTATTGGTTGCTGTCATGTGTTTGGCATTAATTAGCAGTCGATCTGGTACACCTAATAAAGTGGTTGGTGTTGAAATCTATCACCCAGCTGGTTTCACCCTAGACCCACCagtctctttgtttttatttatttatttaaaagacagTGTATGATATTAAATTTAGGGCTGAAATTGCACATATAGACCaaagtttttctctgttttaggTGTGCACACTTTCCCTGGAAAAAGACCGTCCGTCTGAGACATGCAGAAGAAACATGGCCAGTTTCATGAAGTGAGTGACAGCAGACTTCAGGTCACTTTACTTTCAAGTCAACTAATTTAGAGGAGATAGTCCCTCGACTATAGTCACATTGCTGTCCAGTGACCTGGACAGCAATGTGActataaaaatgttgtttattctTTAACTAAACTACACTCATTTAAGGTAAACTCTCAAAGTACTAAATCATTAAatcagtgattttcaaatgtttttttttgccccagGCACACCATAAATCAAGCCACAATCTCAGAAATGCCATCTTCATATCAACTTAAAATGGCCTTGTTACCATGCCTTACAGTATCTTTAGTTGATGTagagttgtagtaataacgtatggTTGCACAAATTTACAACACAGGCCTCGCTACACCATTCGAGAACAACCGAATTACACAAATACATGTAAGCCATATCAGCCTTTGTCACAGATTTTGGTTGAAGCAATCTGCTGGAGCAAAGCCAAAACTTTCTgtaccttttatttatttatttatttttttaaaccaaataatCCAAAATCTACATATGTAACAAAGGAAGGAAAATACCAGAAATACAAaggaaacatttcagttttatgaAAGGCTGTCCAATTTTTAGATATTGTGATACTTTATGATATTGCGAGTTAAGAACAATCTTCTCATCACAACGGTTATCTTAATCATCGATAGCAGAAAAAACTGACAGTGCAAACACATGTAAATCTAATGTTAGTTGTTGTTTAATCTTTGTAATCATGCATGATTGGATAAATTCCCATGTCACACCTAGACCTATCTCAGTCcgcaccagtgtgccttgccaaaCTTCATGCAGATCACTGCGTTAAATAATGTTTGAAATGGGACTGTTGTTACGCTGCAGGACTCTCTGTGAGAGTTTGGAGGAACTTCCCCTGCTCTTCTTGGTGTCGTCTCACAAACTCTTTATGGAACtgctgaaggaggaggagaggaaggtgCTGGTGGAGCAGATGAGGAAGAGATCAGCGACCATCAACCTCAGTGCAAAACCTCTGCCTTCTTTCTACGACATTCCAGGTACGTTAACAGGAAATCAAGTGGGACTTTGAATCCATTCATTTGTTCTCCTCTTATAATAAGGAAATGTCCCTCCACCCTGGTATTAGTAcgtttgtttttctctccaaAGCGTCAGCGAGTGTGAACATCGGGCAGCTGGAGCAGCAGCTCATCCTCTCACTGGAGCCTCGCAGGATCAGACAGATCCTCATCGAGCTGCACGGCATGGCAGAAAGACCCTTCTGGAGGGTCAACAGTAAGGTCAGGCACCTTCAAATACTGCAAGGAGGCACTGTGGACATACAAGACATTTAGATTTAGAATGAATATATCTTTTAGAAGAAAATATCAGATTCCCTGTCAGAATCAGGGATTTATACCCTGAGATGGCTGATTAATTGacctttctttctttaaatacaGTGGGAAGTCCCTCCAGATTACATCAACGTGATCCTCAGCATTAAAGACAACCTGACGAAGGACCTGGTGTACATCCTCATGGCCAAGGGTCTCCACTGCATTTCTATAAAGGTGCATTTACATGGGGAGTGCTTAGACATAGAAATATAAAAGAATATACTAATGCAAGGAAGCATTTTATTGAATACTGAGAAGTTTTTGTGATAAAGCAGCAGCTTTAGAGACAGCAAATATAAGATTAAATAACAACTCTAGAAGACAGTCCTATATCAAAGAACCTATCAGAAATcggaaaataatttttaaaatgtcaaattatgcCAATAAAGTAGACACTTGTTGAGTCTCTTATCAGTTTATTCAAAGATATTTAAAAGTTGTCATAAACttgaacaacaaaacaaacattttgagcCTCAAACTCTCATTAGtacagagtttaaaaatgtgttttattagaTTAATTAATGTAAAAGTAGAAAACAGGGTCAGTTACTatacaaaaatgaaatgcttgATCGTGTTTCCTCTCATTCTCAGGACTTCGCCCACGCTCGGCAGCTCTTCTCCGCCTGCCTCGAGCTCGTCACTGAGTTCTCCCCGAAGCTGCGACAGGTGATGCTGAACgagatgctgctgctggaagtCCGAGCCCATGAGTCGATGGCGGCTGAGGGAAGTAAGGAGAGACCGCCGCCTGACCTGGTCAGCAGGGtgagaggatacctggagatgAGGATTCATGGTGAGGGGACAGAAGCGCCATTTGCTGCTCTTTAGTTAGgtgctcttttttcttctgatgaTGCTGCAAAATTTAGTTTACAAGAAAGAAACGGGCTCACTACTGATTTTGGCtgcaacagaagaagaaatgacTTAGGAAGGTTGTTCATATCATTCACCTGTGCACATACTCAAAAAAATTCACAGTAGACTGTGAAAGAGCAAGAtatgtttgaacattttaacaCTTAATTACTACACTTTATCAGCTAAGCGTCTGGATGTAGTTTTCAGAATCGTTGTTTTACAGCGTATCTTTGTTTTCCTCAGACCTTCCTCTGCGTCAGGTGGTTGGGGAGGAATGTGTCGCCTTCATGTTAAACTGGAGAGAGAATGACTACCTGACTCTGCAGGTGCCACCTTCCCTGGTCATGAACAACCCTTACATCAAGGTAAAATTTCCTGATTATAATCTTATTCTCACCACAATAAAAACTATTCCTTTCTCACTGTAATGGCTGCATAGAGCTTTGAAGAAGCCTTCCTTTAAGGTTATGAAACAATTTAAAGATTTCACCTgctgatttattgatatgatgCTGACTCAACTTTAAATCGCTGCAACCGTTTGACATGGCTACCCAGGAATtattgcacaaaaatggcatcctTTATGTGAATCTACTTCAAAACTTTtctcaaatgaaaaaatgtattgtttttctttgtacGGTGTCACGGCCGGCTCTAagcaaatgacaaaaaatgggaggTAACACAGAGTTACTTGaaacaaaacttaaatttaTTAACAACAAATacctaaataaaacaatattgcCCAAAGCAACCtcacaaaaaataactaaaaatggGGAGCGGAGTCAAATGAGGAGCAGGGTCTCTCAGCCTGTCCTTCTCCCTTGCTTCCACCAAAGACAACAATGAGCCTGCTATTATCAGGATGAGAACACTGAGTCCAGGTGTTCTCAATTCACGACCTGACCCTTAACATCCGCCAGGCCACACCCACTGGTTCctgaaaagaaacacacaatAACCAGCAGACAGCAGCATCGTCACAACAGCAAACAGAAAAGACTTTCAGTCATGTTAACCCAGCAGACAATTTATCTGAGGATGTTGGTTTCCTTTTTAAGTTTCAGTGTTGCCCATTTTATGTCTTGCACTGCCACCAAGTGGCTAAAAATGTCATTGCATGTTGAAATGGAACAGTTCTGGGGAAAAAACCCTCAGTGCTGTCAATATGGAGGCTTATTTCTGCTCTGAAAGGCTGAAATTATGATAAAAGAATGAAAGTAcgagataaaaaatcaaaataatgggCATTGGTGTAGCTCTTGGACTGAGGCTGTAGTCTCCAACGAACTGGTCACGTAATCGATTCCTGGTCTCATATTTTTTGCACGTCTTCCCCAATCCTCTCTCCCCACATTTCCTGATTCTATCTtaactgtcctatcaaataaaggcaaaaatgtcccaaaaatgatatttaaaaaaagatcattatgagattaaaagtcaaaataatgagaaagtGTATttcataatttagatttttttaaaaatcatctaaTGTTGAATTTTATCTgagcattttgactttttatctcataattatcaataactgtctcattatttGTAGCATTGCCTCATGTTCATATGTAATTTTTTGTTGTAAGTCGTGGAAATTGGATTCTAAACTTAGATGCCAGTAACACTGGAGAAAGGTGTGGATCGATATTGATTTTTCAGGGCCAATTCTAATATGGATTGATAGTTCACGAGACCAATGGCCAACATTTACTGTGATGAGTGAGTGCAGCAGCACTAAAATTGAGTTTTTATCTTTGAAAACAGCTTTTACTGttgctttattaaacagaagTGCAACTTCTCTGATTTTTTACTTtagataaagtggcaaaaccacTGTGTAAAAATACTCCAACACAAATATAAGTCATGTATTCAAAACCTTACTTCtgtgataaaacaaacaaaatctaCTCCATGTATTGCATTTCAGAACTGACTGTATAGTTATAATCCAGAAGTacaatttatgtatttatgtattcGAAAACAAGTTCTTAAAGTGTAGTATGAGCAGACAAGTatattttacttgagtaaactGCATCATTGTTGTTTATCTATTACTCATGTGACATCTGACCAATCACATTGTGCTGTGGGTGCGGCATTAGTGAAATTGTGGAGTGAAAACGGCGCCAGAGGGAAGACTGACATAAACTAATCTTAGCAGTGATCTGTAAGATAAAGCACAGATATTCAGCCAAATGTGAAATATCAGCCCTGATAAACACACAAGCCAATAATTGGTTGACTCTATTAGAGAAGGTTTCTATTATAATGATATCGTATAATCATTGTTCATCATTTTACTTGCATGCTCGCACAGTTCAGCTCAGTTTGATATATTTGATGCATTCAGATTTTCACAAACTTCTATTTAAAACCCTCTCatgttaaacataaaatatttttatgtgtcTGAAATAACTGGGATAGTAGAGCAGTAGAGACCGCTGTGGTTTGAtatttccctcctctctgtttccTTCTGATAGCTTGGTCAGCTGCTTGCTTCAACGTGTAAAGAGCTCCCGGGTCCTAAAGAGAGTCGACGCACGGCCAAGGAGCTGTGGGACGTGGTGGTCCAGATCTGCAGCATGTCCATCCAGCACAAGAGGAACAACGATGGCAGAGTGGGCCTCATCAAACACAGAGAGTCCTCAATGGGAATCCTGCACAGGTACTCCACAAAAACAGAcctaaaaataatgtttacagTTATACGCTGTATCTGAGAACCAACGGGGGAAACTGTCATGCTCAGActtttgtattttcattcttTCACCCATTTAGGAGCAAATTCATCACTTTTATCAAGAAACTAAGAGTAAGTAGACAATAAGGCGAACTTAAATCCACTGAggaaatcttattttatttgatgCAGTGCTCTTGATGTGAAGTTGACTTATTTCACCTCCTCTCACAGGAGCCACTGGTGCTGACGACCCTCATCTCGCTGTTTGTGAGGCTCCACAGCATCGTAAGGGTGAGTCCAAAATGAAGCTGGTCTGATGGTTGATCTTTAGAAACGAGAGaggaaaaagatcaaaacagAGTGTAACAGAGGAAGAGTAGAATCTGTTATTGGGTTGAGTGATGATAATCAGTTGCCCAGTTGTTAAAAAATGCAGCAGTACTTTACTTTAGTGCTTTAAACCCATGATATGATGGAAGATTCTGCTACTGCTTAGGTCTGGATGTTAAAAATACACTAACTCCCTTTTTTCAGGATGATATTGTGAATGAAGTGACTGCAGAACATCTCTCTATCTGGCCGTCTACACTTCCAAAGTAAGACGTTTTCCTTtctcactgaaacattaaagacagcactCAAACTAAATCACTTTAATGTTACATGATGTGTGATCAGTATTCAGGCAGTAGATGTGGAGGCTGTGGCAGTGACGGTCAAAGAGCTGGTGTCCTACGCTCTCACCCTGAACCCAAACAACCAGTCATGGCTCATCACGCAGGCTGATATCTACTTTGGTGAGGAGAACAACCAATAACAGCATCAGAGCTGTAAATTCAACGAGAACTCTGATTTTTACaggcttattttattttattgaagcatttttttgtctgtttgtagTGACCAATCAGTACTCTGCAGCTCTGAACCTTTACCTCCAGGCGGGAGCTGTGAGCTCTGACTTCTTCACTAAAGCTGTTCCCCCTGACGTCTACACCGACCAGGTAAACCACACAGGATACTTTCTGATTAACCCCTTCAtagtatttttaatatttctttgtgCCATTGAGTGCCTAAGTTTTCCTTCAATAAGAAGATTTTAGGATGCAAATTATAGAGATACACGATATTATCCACATGATATCAGTTTTCAATTTCAACTTCaatttgctttattggcatgaacagatcagttactgccgaagcagtgtaaaaaataaaaatgcattaaatatttacacataatatAAATATGCATATTAAATAATTCGACAAATAATCAATATATCATGAAATAGATCTgattaattaaataaaacaataagacTAAAGATAatagaagtaaaaataaagaatagaataaaaaataaatagaataaatacaATTCAATGTGCTTGTTAGGAAGAGACTGATTGGTATATCAGTGatatgatatcagtattggcagttAAAGTTAATCCCATCACATCTTAAACTTTGTGcaaatatttgcagctgatatgcATTGTTATGGTGAACTCCCCTGCTGTTAAATCTGTAGTTTATCTGAGAGCATTAATTTCAGTTTGAAAGTACCCACCTTATTCCTTGCCCCCATGATACTTTGCATTAAATGTGGGTGCAACTTCCAGTCCCCTCTGACAGACGGGGATTTTGCATTGTAACAAGAAGTAAATCCTGATTATTAGAGCGTATTggagattaaaatatgtaaacatcATCTGTAACACTTAATGTTCAGCTAAAATCAGCTAAAGCTAGTTCAGATATATCATGTTATTGAATATGGGCAGAAATCCAACATCATGCTCCCCTAAAGGTTTTAGTTTTCCTGGCGTGATTTTTAAATTgcttcataatttcagcatattaCTCGGCTATGTTTATAGGTCTTAAAGAGGATGATCAAGTGCTGCTCAATGATGAACTGCCACACACAGGTAAGAGATCAGCTCTGTTTTGattctttattttaactttcCTAAACACTAGAGTGTCTGAAGACTCCTGAGAGTGGTTAGTTGACAGTTTCTGTCAAAATAGGCcagtttaaaagtttgtttttccctGTTTGCCTCTGATTCTTTTCAGGTCGCCGTCCTCTGTCAGTTCCTCAGAGAGGTCGACTACATGACGGCGTTTAAAGCTCTGCAGGAACAGAACAGGTAAGACACATAAAGCAGCCATTAAAATCTACAGACAGTCTGGAACCTCTAATTATTGTTTTATCTCCACAGTCACGATGCCATGGACTCGTTCTATGACTACATCTGGGACATCACCATCCTGGAATACCTCACACGTATCGTCTCTCTCATTACTACTCTGTCTTTTGAAAATGATCATCTTCTACTATCTTTTAATATTGTCTCTTTTACTATAACTACTTTAGAGAAGACTTCTGCTAATCATGTAGCTTTTTCTTCCTTTACAACGTTCAGATATTCACCACAAACGGGGCGAGACTGAGAAGAGACAGATAGCGGTAAGAAGCTTAAATCTCAACTCAGTAAACTGTATTTTTGAAAGGAACTCGGCATGTTAAGACATACTGTCCATAATATTAGATTGATAGTAGTCCTTTTCTTCTGCTGGGTATATAACATGCACCACAAACTCAggggaaaaataatttaaacatccaaaataaaactaggatgtttggaaaagctgtgttaaaaattcctCGCTTTGTCAGCACATGGGGAATACTGAAGTTTTCAAAGGGGGGCTAGTAATTTTGTCATCTGTGTACGTTTATTATCCCGGCATCTTGTATAAACAAAATTGCTACAGGGAAGAAGTCCCTGAAGTTCATCTGCAACCTCAGAAAAACTCTTTTTCATATGACTTCTTTCCACTTTGAGAGCAGGGACATCgtttgaaaacaaaactaacTTTATGAACACAGGCAGCTGCTGATTTAATGGGCTGATTGTGGCCCAATGCATCTAACCAACCAGTCTAATTTAATACAGAAGTGTTTTTACGGACGAATATCATTCTTCCTCTTGAGTAACTTTTACTTAATTGTTTAACCAGTCCAGACAGTTAACATGCAGGATGCCTTTAAATCAGGGATCACCAGCCTGTAGACCCCAGTCTACTGGTAGATCTTTGAGATATTACTGGTCTTTAACCCTTAATGTCCCCTTAAAGCTCTTTATGTTTTCTGCATCCAGTATCTTAAATTTGGgtgaaatttaaatttaatgctgaaaaggttttttttttcagtgaaattgtGTAGGTAAACTTCATTTCTCAGTTTACCTCAGTGGATCTTTAGTTAGAAAAGGCTGGTGACCacttctttaaatgttaatggaaacttaatttataaaaaactctcattttagtttttctgGCAGTTGAATATTTTCCGAGCTTTGATTAAACACGATGTGAAAGTCTAAttagcacacattttttctgatagaagcatttaaaaacagactagTTTAGAAACATTACAACAGCAGCTTATGACTACAGTCTGCTcatctctcttctttttctgaGGTTGAACATGTCATGAGATGCAGAAGAGACATGAAGATAATTTATAAAGACTTCCAGCCTGTACAGATGCTTCAGTTTCCTCTCTTTTGTCTTTGACAGATAAAAGCGATCGGGCAGCTGGAGCTGAACACCAGTAACCCCGAGGAGGTGCTGCAGCTGGCAgcacagaaaagaaagaagagattCCTGCAGGCGATGGCCAAACTGTATTTCTAGGAAACATGAGCAACAGTCGGACTTCTGAGGGGGaatgtaaattttattttgtggtagaaaataaatctctaaataaatacatttgttcATTTGTACACTTTATCATTTACAatgaattctttaaaaaaatcctcactgTTCATTTTCCTGAATAATGAAAATTACTGTGGTAAACGTGCCAGGAAAACACAAAAGAGCATGTTTTTCGGTCAGAGCTATAGGCGTCCATGcttctgtttaaaaatgcaaactcTTACTGATCGTCTTTCCATCATCTTTAGCATGCTTGAGATCAGCTGAGCACCATGTACAGATTTAAATGACTGCATTTGAAAACAAACGTTaagcaatatttaaaaaaatactgactaATTTACAAGGAAATTAAACAATTGCACACCACTTCTTTACAGAATAATTCATAGAGATGTAATTCAAACTTGCGTCAACATTTTTATACACAtttcttttctgaattaaaagcacattgtttaaaaacagctaaaaatcGAGCAAAATAACTGACCAAAATTAAGATTCTTTAAAATAACACCTGTAATCCCAGTTATCACACATTTCACTCCCACCTGTAAGAATTTAACTCCCATCCAGACTCTTTTTCTTGTAAACAGAGCTGTTCAAGTAACCAGGAGTTTTTGTTGTCAGTGGGACTTGAACCCTGTGTCCTCTTTGCTCACACTCACTTCAGACCCCTTGTTGCTCAGTGTGTGCCGGCTTTTTCTGTGCTGCTGGGAGGAGTGGGGAACTGGATCTTCACTTCCTTTTGATGAACAACATCCTGAAATAAAACGACAGGCTGCAAATCAGACATCAGTGATAAAATAGCACTAATTAAAGATGGATAAATACTACCCAATATAAAAACTATAAATTGGAGCATCCAGTAGTAGCGTTTAAGACATGACATGTAGCATCTTATATGTAGACAACTCCCTCATGTAATAAGAGAAgacaataaaagtaaaaaccttTCAGTAGTGGAATAATAAAAGCTGGAGAAACTACTTCCCTCTATCACGACTATGTTTGAGAAGGTTTCACTGTATCAAAATTGGATACCATCCAATACTAGTGTGCAGGTGTTTCCCTGTTTTTAAGCCACTGAAAACAAGAGATAACAACAATTGAGGCCTAGgacttccatttttgttgcagttACATATAGTTTGATTTTCACTAGAAATGctgtgaagttaaaaaaaaaaaaaggaaaacataatCTGATATCTTACAACCCAACTTACGAGCATGGTCAAGTAGTCTGTGTGGGTCTGGATGTTGTGTCTGTCCTCTTCCTTGACTTTAACAAAATCTCTTCCCATCATTTTATCAGACTGGCTCATCAATTCCACAGAGGGGGCCATCCAGTTCACACATGGTTGGATGGCGTCTTTTGAAAGAcctaaagacacaaaaatcaaaagatCACATCAGATCCACAGCTCTTTCTGGTCCAATTCACATCCTGCTTGACTACATTCTTATGAGATTTTCTTCCTACTtttctgtaaaacaaaaaaaaacctaaatctTACCTGAAACTTTTTCAGCTGTTTCCTGTGGAATGAAATGGCACAGGACTGAGGCAGCCAACACTCGATACTCAAAGTCCAGAGAGTTTATGTTGAGGATACACAGATCTAAGAGCTGGGAGAATCAGAAGAGAAACAACATTAGTCATTAGCTGTAGAGGTGGCTGTATAAGGTAAGGAAAGAAATACACACTGACGGATTAATGTTCATGGGTTTAAGagtgaaatataaataaagctcTGATGGGACACATGATGCAACAGTGACTGGATCTTATAacaaactaaaatttaaaaagcacaCCTTATAGAAAAACTTGAGTATTTTTCCAGCTTTAGCTCAGGTATTGATGTAGGTAACTATGACTTAAAAAGCAGAACACCGCTTTAACACCTACTCGTGTCATTTGTATGTAAACGTCCTGTGAAAACTGCTGCTCCAGCAGGTCAGACTTGATGTTCATTGAAGCCATCTGGAAGTAAAGCTTCAACCACGACACGGCTGTTTCAGGACAAAGTTTCCACCTCAGTGCCTGTAAAACATGAAGAAGTAGAATAAAGCAAAgcagagttttcttttttctaaggATCAAAAAATGAGGAGCTTGAATTCAGTCAGAATTGGCAGCAAcagttttacctttaaaataattaaCTCCATTTGAAGAATCTCCTCCTCGTAGTAGGTCCCTGCTGTTATGTAGGCCATCTGTGACAGCTTTGGAGGACAGGCTTCCTACAAAGACAATACAATTGAAACTTGGCAcacaaaaacagtgcaaaaatatAGTACATCAGGAGCAATAAACATGGTTGAAATGTGGAGAGTCTTAACAGTATATTTAGATGTTGTTTGTTTGGTGTAGGTGTGAATTGATGTTGGTCAGGTTTTCCTTACCTCCATCTTTGCTGCTATAAAAAGACAAGTGATCCCGATGAGCTGCAGAAGGTTCTTCTCTATGTTGTCCTGGGTCAGCATGAAGCGGTCAAAATAGTCCTGAGCAAGGTAGAACGTCTGCCTGTGAAGAGTGTACTCCTCACTTACCTGCccaaacaaatgaaaagaaaacttttaCATCTAGAATAGCAGTTGTGTGGAAATAAAACATCAGTAACAACCTATACACTCAAGTTAACATGTGGTTCAGTTTGAAATATACCTCAATCAACCAGTCAAGCA comes from Cheilinus undulatus linkage group 16, ASM1832078v1, whole genome shotgun sequence and encodes:
- the ints8 gene encoding integrator complex subunit 8 isoform X1 yields the protein MAKCRMNYGRMSAEAADRVAAVTSSRPSTPLQTSWFEFLLDGSLLEKHLQKSNPDPTPVQLIVQFLEQASKPSVNEQNQVQPPADNRRNRTLKLLALKVAAHMKWDLDALEKGLTIPVLNMLLNELLCVSKVPPGVKHVDLDLSTLPPTTAMAVVIYNRWAIRTIVLSSFPEKQTKPGPHQMNMLNIVQQEKEMTDNILTVLKEQANDSISVLEGAVQLKKDFYVHTLRTLDLLAADAAANGETESSTAGLRISADELHCQVHYDLGGIFFQQGCTDQPAYQKARDHFRQTKELLKKLDSTVHVHLDEKRLAGYWNACKALTEDCDSSDSQTTPYDQINSLIRGQNHQAVIEAFIKDNVSRNLPIHFRRSVLREYLHKVQQGESGLDEVCHKLCVCNAVRDALEGEVLGVRFQQLLLRPSKRMVDFILEVCTLSLEKDRPSETCRRNMASFMKTLCESLEELPLLFLVSSHKLFMELLKEEERKVLVEQMRKRSATINLSAKPLPSFYDIPASASVNIGQLEQQLILSLEPRRIRQILIELHGMAERPFWRVNSKWEVPPDYINVILSIKDNLTKDLVYILMAKGLHCISIKDFAHARQLFSACLELVTEFSPKLRQVMLNEMLLLEVRAHESMAAEGSKERPPPDLVSRVRGYLEMRIHDLPLRQVVGEECVAFMLNWRENDYLTLQVPPSLVMNNPYIKLGQLLASTCKELPGPKESRRTAKELWDVVVQICSMSIQHKRNNDGRVGLIKHRESSMGILHRSKFITFIKKLREPLVLTTLISLFVRLHSIVRDDIVNEVTAEHLSIWPSTLPNIQAVDVEAVAVTVKELVSYALTLNPNNQSWLITQADIYFVTNQYSAALNLYLQAGAVSSDFFTKAVPPDVYTDQVLKRMIKCCSMMNCHTQVAVLCQFLREVDYMTAFKALQEQNSHDAMDSFYDYIWDITILEYLTHIHHKRGETEKRQIAIKAIGQLELNTSNPEEVLQLAAQKRKKRFLQAMAKLYF
- the ints8 gene encoding integrator complex subunit 8 isoform X2, with product MAKCRMNYGRMSAEAADRVAAVTSSRPSTPLQTSWFEFLLDGSLLEKHLQKSNPDPTPVQLIVQFLEQASKPSVNEQNQVQPPADNRRNRTLKLLALKVAAHMKWDLDALEKGLTIPVLNMLLNELLCVSKVPPGVKHVDLDLSTLPPTTAMAVVIYNRWAIRTIVLSSFPEKQTKPGPHQMNMLNIVQQEKEMTDNILTVLKEQANDSISVLEGAVQLKKDFYVHTLRTLDLLAADAAANGETESSTAGLRISADELHCQVHYDLGGIFFQQGCTDQPAYQKARDHFRQTKELLKKLDSTVHVHLDEKRLAGYWNACKALTEDCDSSDSQTTPYDQINSLIRGQNHQAVIEAFIKDNVSRNLPIHFRRSVLREYLHKVQQGESGLDEVCHKLCVCNAVRDALEGEVLGVRFQQLLLRPSKRMVDFILEVCTLSLEKDRPSETCRRNMASFMKTLCESLEELPLLFLVSSHKLFMELLKEEERKVLVEQMRKRSATINLSAKPLPSFYDIPASASVNIGQLEQQLILSLEPRRIRQILIELHGMAERPFWRVNSKWEVPPDYINVILSIKDNLTKDLVYILMAKGLHCISIKDFAHARQLFSACLELVTEFSPKLRQVMLNEMLLLEVRAHESMAAEGSKERPPPDLVSRVRGYLEMRIHDLPLRQVVGEECVAFMLNWRENDYLTLQVPPSLVMNNPYIKLGQLLASTCKELPGPKESRRTAKELWDVVVQICSMSIQHKRNNDGRVGLIKHRESSMGILHRSKFITFIKKLREPLVLTTLISLFVRLHSIVRDDIVNEVTAEHLSIWPSTLPNIQAVDVEAVAVTVKELVSYALTLNPNNQSWLITQADIYFVTNQYSAALNLYLQAGAVSSDFFTKAVPPDVYTDQVLKRMIKCCSMMNCHTQVAVLCQFLREVDYMTAFKALQEQNSHDAMDSFYDYIWDITILEYLTRIVSLITTLSFENDHLLLSFNIVSFTITTLEKTSANHVAFSSFTTFRYSPQTGRD
- the ints8 gene encoding integrator complex subunit 8 isoform X3, encoding MSAEAADRVAAVTSSRPSTPLQTSWFEFLLDGSLLEKHLQKSNPDPTPVQLIVQFLEQASKPSVNEQNQVQPPADNRRNRTLKLLALKVAAHMKWDLDALEKGLTIPVLNMLLNELLCVSKVPPGVKHVDLDLSTLPPTTAMAVVIYNRWAIRTIVLSSFPEKQTKPGPHQMNMLNIVQQEKEMTDNILTVLKEQANDSISVLEGAVQLKKDFYVHTLRTLDLLAADAAANGETESSTAGLRISADELHCQVHYDLGGIFFQQGCTDQPAYQKARDHFRQTKELLKKLDSTVHVHLDEKRLAGYWNACKALTEDCDSSDSQTTPYDQINSLIRGQNHQAVIEAFIKDNVSRNLPIHFRRSVLREYLHKVQQGESGLDEVCHKLCVCNAVRDALEGEVLGVRFQQLLLRPSKRMVDFILEVCTLSLEKDRPSETCRRNMASFMKTLCESLEELPLLFLVSSHKLFMELLKEEERKVLVEQMRKRSATINLSAKPLPSFYDIPASASVNIGQLEQQLILSLEPRRIRQILIELHGMAERPFWRVNSKWEVPPDYINVILSIKDNLTKDLVYILMAKGLHCISIKDFAHARQLFSACLELVTEFSPKLRQVMLNEMLLLEVRAHESMAAEGSKERPPPDLVSRVRGYLEMRIHDLPLRQVVGEECVAFMLNWRENDYLTLQVPPSLVMNNPYIKLGQLLASTCKELPGPKESRRTAKELWDVVVQICSMSIQHKRNNDGRVGLIKHRESSMGILHRSKFITFIKKLREPLVLTTLISLFVRLHSIVRDDIVNEVTAEHLSIWPSTLPNIQAVDVEAVAVTVKELVSYALTLNPNNQSWLITQADIYFVTNQYSAALNLYLQAGAVSSDFFTKAVPPDVYTDQVLKRMIKCCSMMNCHTQVAVLCQFLREVDYMTAFKALQEQNSHDAMDSFYDYIWDITILEYLTRIVSLITTLSFENDHLLLSFNIVSFTITTLEKTSANHVAFSSFTTFRYSPQTGRD